The DNA region ACATCCTCGTTTTGCACGGCAGTGAAGTGGAGATCAAAGCCGACGGCTCACTTGATTATCCCGATGACTTCCTCGCCTCGCTCGACCTCGTGGTTGCTTCGCTCCATTCGAGTTTGCGCCAACCCCGTGAGAAAGTCACTGCGCGTTTGCTGAAGGCGGTGCAAAATCCGCATGTGGACATCATCGGTCATCCGACGGGACGCGAACTCATGCCGGAACGCGAAGGCGCGGATTTGGATATGGAAGTCATCATCAAAGCCGCAGTGGATTCCGGCGTGGCGATGGAGATCAACGCCCATCCCTCGCGCCTCGACCTTGACGATGGGTTTGCCCGCCGCGCCCGGGAGTTGGGCGTCCTCCTCAGCATCAACACCGACGCGCACTCCGAAGGCGATTACGATATGCTCCATTACGGCGTTGCCGTCGCACGGCGCGCCTGGCTGGAACCGAAGGATGTCATCAACACTTGGACCGCGAAAAAACTGCTGGATTGGTTGAAGAAGAGAGGTTGAGAGAGATGGATGGCAAACAGGCAGGTCGCATCGTATTGATGGTCTCATCCGCAATGGACAGCCTGCTTGGGGCGATCGTGCTGTTGTTGTATTTTGGCATCCTGCCATTTGACATTTCAGGTTGGGGAATTCCACGTTGGATCATCGGGGCGGTCGGCGCCGTGTTATTCTTTTCCGGCGTTGCCATCTTTACATACTTTTCGACAAGAACAGATGCGTCCGAATAGCGGAGAATATCCCATAACCAAGGTTAGGAACTGAACATGATGAAAACATCCATCCCCGCCGACGAGGTCCGCTTTTTTAGCGGAAGTTCGAATAAGCCTCTTGCCATGAATATTGCCAGTGAATTGGGCATACCCTTGGAAGAGACCCGCGTCTCGCGCTTCAGCAATGACAATCTCTATATTCAACTGGGCGCAAGCGTGCGGTATCGGCGCGTGTACATCGTGCAGTCGCTGTCCCAGCCGGTCAATGACCATCTGGTGGAATTATTGATGATGCTCGACATCGCTCGAAGCGCGGCGGCGTCCGAAGTCCATGCCATCATCCCCTATTATTCCTTCGGACGTTCGGATAAAAAGGATGCGCCGCGCATTTCCATCACCGCCCGCCTCGTCGCGGACCTGCTAAAAACATCCGGCGCCACACATGTGATGAGTATGATGTTCCACTCGCCGCAGGTGCATGGATTCTTTGCCATGCCAACCGACCCGTTAAGCAGCCGCCCGGTCTTTAAGCAATATCTGGAAGAACGCGATCTTTCCGGTTCGATCATTGTTTCACCGGATATGGGACAGGCAAAATCCGCTGCACGGTTTGCAAAGAATTTGGGTTTGCCCATTGCAGCAGGAAACAAGGAACGCGTCTCCGACACGCAGGTAAAGATCAGCGGGCTGGTGGGAAATCAGGTCCGCGGACATAAGCGGGCGCTGATCTACGATGACGAGATCGCCACAGGCGGCTCCATCGATGAACTAAGCCGCGTACTGATCGAAGATGGAGTTGAAGACATCATCGTGATCTGTACACATGGAGTTTTCACGCATGGAGGCTTGGAACGGCTGGCATCCATTCCACAGATCAGCGAGATCATTACCACTGACACGGTCCACCTGCCCCCCGAGCGGCGGCACCCGAAATTGAAGATCCTTTCGGTCGCGCCGGTCTTCGCAGACGCCGTTCGGCACAACCTGAACCATGAAACCATAGGGAATCTGTTCGTTTTTGGCGAATAAGTGAAAAAATCCTGAAAATCGGCTCGGACATGCCGCGTCCAGTCATCGGGACATCTGGTTCAACATTGCAGGCAGAGACCTGGCTGGAAGCGCCGGCAGGCAGGGAGATGTCTGGACGACCGACCAAGTTCAAGTCAAGTTCGAAGCGGGGAGTCCGCTTTTTCGCGCGTTCTCACGTTATAATTATGTTGCATTTCCAGAATACTGGAAATTCGTCCATATAATGTTCTTATCGAACTTTGTGCATTATTGCGCGAGTGTTTATGAGCATTCGTCTTAAGGTCGCCCTTCCGTACTTAATACTGACCGTGGTCGTGTCACTGATCGGGGTGTATGTGGTGACTCGCCTGGTGACGGGCACGTTAACGGAGAGGTTGACCAATCAATTGATCGAGGCTGGGAGGGTTGCTTCAGATAATTTCGTCCGGCTGGAAATTCAACAGGTCATAAATGCACGCCGTGTTGCGTATACAGAGGGAATGGCGAGTGCGCTCGCAAATGAAGACCGTGATGTGTTATTGGGATTGACAAGACCCATCGTTATGGATGCAGAGATTGGAAATCTGATCCTGATCTCGCCACAAGGGAATGAAGTAGTGCATCTGATTCTTAATGGCGATGGGAATATACAACAAGTGAACGATGACGCCGGTTTTAACAGATCCTACATTGTTGCACCCCTACTTTCAGGCAGGGATGCCAACGCGACTCCGCTTCGGGCGTTCGGCAGAAACCCCATCAATAATGAAGATTACTACTATTCCACCATCCCTGTGGCATTAAACGGTGAGTTCTATGGGGTTGCTGTCGTGGGGACACCCATCCAGCGTTTTCTGCCGTTTGTAAAAAGCATTGCACTGGCAGATATTGCGATCTATGGGGACAATGGAACGATCCTAGCCACTACGCTGGGAATGGGCGATGAAGAGGCATTGGATCGTCTCTCCATTACCGAAGAAGAATATGAGCTGTTATTCTATTCCACCAACTATGTTACAGGCGAGAATTTCGAATTGGACGGTCGTTTTTACGCTGTAGCACGTTCCTACTTGGAAATAGGGAACAATCGGCTTGGCGCATTTGCTGTCATCCTGCCGCAGGATTTTGTCATCCAATCCGCTCAAAACAGCCGTTGGTGGTATGTGGGACTATTCACGATTGTCATGTTATTGGTTATTGCCATCGGAACACTTGTTTCGCGGACGATCATCAATCCGTTGTATTCACTGGTTGGCACATCCCAGGCAATTGCCGGCGGCGACTTGAACCGCAGGACAGGCATCAATTCGAAAGACGAGATCGGCACGCTTGCAAATACGTTTGATGAAATGACATCCCGGCTTCAGGAACGTACGCTGGAATTGGAACGCTTGAACGCCGTCCTTCAGCAGATCGACAAGACAAAAACCAATTTCATCCAGATCTCCGCTCATGAACTGCGCACGCCGCTCACGCTGATCATGGGATATTCGCAGATGCTGGAACAGGATACAAAAAACACTCCCGAACTGCAGAAACTCGCACAGGGTATCCTGGAAGGTTCCGAACGGATGACCGATGTTGTCGATGGAATGCTGGATGTCTCGCGCATCGACAGCGATGCGCTCTTCCTGCGGAAAACCAGCCTGCAGTTGGATGCGCTGATCGGAAAAGTAAAGAAAACATTCGCACAGGCATTTATCGAACGAAAGATAGAATTCGAAACAGATGGATTGGAACACTTGCCTCCCGTATCCGCAGACCCGGAACTGCTCCAAAAGGTCTTCTATCATCTGGTAATGAATGCCATCAAATTCACACCAGATGGCGGGCAGGTGAAGGTGGTTGGCAGAAACCTGAACGGAGACCAGCCGCCGCGGGTGGAAATTGCTGTCTGCGACACCGGTATCGGGGTTGCCCCTGAAAAATCAGAAGTGATCTTCGAGAAATTCAGCCAGACAGGGGAAGTGCTTCTGCACTCTTCCGGAAAGACAAAGTTCAAGGGCGGCGGTCCCGGGCTTGGGCTTGCCATTGCGCGCGGCATTATCAAGGCGCACGGCGGGCAGATTTGGGTTGAAAGCCCCGGATACGATGAGGAGAAACTCCCCGGCAGTACATTCATTGTTTCCCTGCCCATACAAGACGAACCAGAGGGCGAAGTATGAAGACCGCCGACCATGAACGACGGGACAGGAGTCTTCTGATGTTCATTGTTCCCATTGGGATTCTACTGATGTTCATTGTGGGACATTTCGCCATTCGCATGCTCCCACGCTGGAGTCTGAACGTTGGCATGCAATCCAGTTTGAACCCGGAAACCGCTTCAACGCGCCCGGTTTCCATCTTTCAACCGATCCTGCAGGATATCCTTACACCGATGGTGTGGACCTACCTGACGCCGGGGGATGATGTTGTCTTCCCGCCCTTCATCATCGTTGAACCAGGCGCCACCCGCACCCCGACACCTGTCCTCCCGACCCCGACCTTTCCCCCGTCTGTAAATACAGCCACAACGACGCCCATTCCTCCCTTCAGCACAAATACACTCTTTCCAACCTTTCCCATCCCCACGAGAACGCGTACACCCACAAATATTCCTCCAGTTAATACAGCCACTCAGGCTTTCACTGCAACCCCCACCCTTCCTCTAACAAACACAGCGACCATCACAGCAACAGCCACACCTGAAATCATTGTTCAACCAACTGCAACGCCGACCGGTTTTCCATCCACACCGCCCGGTACCAGAATTGATCCCCCGCCAACAGAAATTGGAATTGGACCTCCTGATGGAGAAATTGGGGTCGTTCGTGAAGGTCAATATACGGTGATCGATCTGGGTTCAACGCCGATCATTGTTAACGGTCGGGGGGATACAAACTCAAATTATGACCTGGTTTATTACGAAGCGGAATATGAAGAAGGCGGCGTTCCGATGGGATACATATACATGGACGTTGTCGCCGTTGGCATATCGCACTATCCGGATGGAAGAGAATATTATGTAGTCTTTTATTGGGATGATAATAATACGTTTAATGCGAACACGAATATAGGATATCTGCCGTCGTCAGATAATTTGCAAATTCCATTACAAGACCTATATCCCTACACCGACCCTCCTACTGGTACCGGCATCCTCATCGATGTTGATAATGCGTCCAGCTTTCCGCCGCCCGGCAGTTATCGATATTTGGTAATCGCTTCTCTAAAACCAATCGGGTCTGCGGACACAATGGAAGTCGACTCAGTTGAATTGGTCGACATAATGCGATAAGTAACCGTAATTGTATCCGTTTTGAGGGGCACATCTTCCAAGAGAGCAAACCATGACCGACCCCAACCCCAAACCTACTTACCGAATCGCTGACCTGCACGAATCAGATCGTCCGCGTGAGAGACTGGCTGCACTCGGTCCGCAGGTCTTGACCAATGCGGAACTCCTGGCGATCTTATTGCGGGTTGGCGTACGTGGAGAGAACGCCGTGGAAGTGGGACAGCGCCTGTTACAGGAATTTGGAGGCTTGCGCGGACTGCACCGCGTCCCGTTCAAGGAATTGATGGACCAGCATGGAATGGGCGAGGCAAAAGCATCCCAGATCAAAGCTGCGATTGAATTGGGAAGACGGCTGACATTGGAATCCCCGGAGGAGAAACTGGTTATCAACAGCCCGGCGGATGCGGCGGCGTTGGTGCAATATGAGATGTCCGCGTTGGAGCAGGAACACCTGCGTGTGATCCTGTTGGATAGGCGGAATCGCGTATTGGCAATCGTGGAAGTGTATAAAGGTTCGGTCAATTCATCGCAGGTGCGGGTGGGGGAATTATTCAAGGAAGCAATCCGAACAAATTCCTCTGCGCTCATCGTGACGCATAATCACCCCAGCGGCGACCCAACGCCCAGCCCGGACGATGTGGCTGTCACCC from Anaerolineales bacterium includes:
- the prs gene encoding ribose-phosphate diphosphokinase, encoding MMKTSIPADEVRFFSGSSNKPLAMNIASELGIPLEETRVSRFSNDNLYIQLGASVRYRRVYIVQSLSQPVNDHLVELLMMLDIARSAAASEVHAIIPYYSFGRSDKKDAPRISITARLVADLLKTSGATHVMSMMFHSPQVHGFFAMPTDPLSSRPVFKQYLEERDLSGSIIVSPDMGQAKSAARFAKNLGLPIAAGNKERVSDTQVKISGLVGNQVRGHKRALIYDDEIATGGSIDELSRVLIEDGVEDIIVICTHGVFTHGGLERLASIPQISEIITTDTVHLPPERRHPKLKILSVAPVFADAVRHNLNHETIGNLFVFGE
- a CDS encoding ATP-binding protein; this encodes MSIRLKVALPYLILTVVVSLIGVYVVTRLVTGTLTERLTNQLIEAGRVASDNFVRLEIQQVINARRVAYTEGMASALANEDRDVLLGLTRPIVMDAEIGNLILISPQGNEVVHLILNGDGNIQQVNDDAGFNRSYIVAPLLSGRDANATPLRAFGRNPINNEDYYYSTIPVALNGEFYGVAVVGTPIQRFLPFVKSIALADIAIYGDNGTILATTLGMGDEEALDRLSITEEEYELLFYSTNYVTGENFELDGRFYAVARSYLEIGNNRLGAFAVILPQDFVIQSAQNSRWWYVGLFTIVMLLVIAIGTLVSRTIINPLYSLVGTSQAIAGGDLNRRTGINSKDEIGTLANTFDEMTSRLQERTLELERLNAVLQQIDKTKTNFIQISAHELRTPLTLIMGYSQMLEQDTKNTPELQKLAQGILEGSERMTDVVDGMLDVSRIDSDALFLRKTSLQLDALIGKVKKTFAQAFIERKIEFETDGLEHLPPVSADPELLQKVFYHLVMNAIKFTPDGGQVKVVGRNLNGDQPPRVEIAVCDTGIGVAPEKSEVIFEKFSQTGEVLLHSSGKTKFKGGGPGLGLAIARGIIKAHGGQIWVESPGYDEEKLPGSTFIVSLPIQDEPEGEV
- the radC gene encoding DNA repair protein RadC produces the protein MTDPNPKPTYRIADLHESDRPRERLAALGPQVLTNAELLAILLRVGVRGENAVEVGQRLLQEFGGLRGLHRVPFKELMDQHGMGEAKASQIKAAIELGRRLTLESPEEKLVINSPADAAALVQYEMSALEQEHLRVILLDRRNRVLAIVEVYKGSVNSSQVRVGELFKEAIRTNSSALIVTHNHPSGDPTPSPDDVAVTRAIVQAGKLLDIDVLDHLVIGQGKWISLKERGLGFT